In a single window of the Magnolia sinica isolate HGM2019 chromosome 7, MsV1, whole genome shotgun sequence genome:
- the LOC131251901 gene encoding dirigent protein 22-like yields MAQTTPKISVSVLIFLLITILGSLKAKGMRMKETNMVFYMQDWETGENVTSVSVAGLNGIGSISTRFGTIMVFDNAITVDVERHSKPIGRGRGIFAASALDDSALHFMYSIVFTDGEYKGSTLQIHGLDIYLTEHKEFVARRELSVVSGTGLFRYARGYVVFENAFLDLSNLSSVLKLTVTVHHHPEFVTPFDLSKIY; encoded by the coding sequence ATGGCTCAAACCACACCAAAGATATCAGTTTCGGTACTGATTTTCTTGCTAATAACCATTCTGGGCAGCTTGAAAGCCAAAGGGATGAGGATGAAAGAGACTAACATGGTGTTCTACATGCAAGACTGGGAGACAGGCGAGAACGTGACTTCGGTCTCAGTTGCCGGACTTAATGGCATTGGTTCGATTTCGACAAGGTTCGGGACCATCATGGTGTTTGACAATGCAATCACTGTAGATGTCGAAAGGCACTCAAAGCCGATAGGACGAGGGAGAGGGATATTTGCTGCATCTGCGTTGGACGACTCTGCCTTACATTTTATGTACTCGATAGTGTTCACTGATGGAGAGTACAAAGGGAGTACCTTACAGATACATGGTTTGGATATCTACCTCACGGAGCATAAGGAATTTGTGGCGCGTAGAGAGTTGTCGGTGGTCTCTGGGACGGGCTTGTTCCGATATGCGAGGGGCTACGTCGTGTTCGAGAATGCCTTCTTGGACCTTTCCAACCTCAGTTCCGTGCTCAAGCTGACTGTTACTGTTCACCACCATCCTGAGTTCGTGACCCCGTTCGATCTGTCCAAAATCTACTAG
- the LOC131250772 gene encoding pentatricopeptide repeat-containing protein At2g38420, mitochondrial-like: MVVADMYYQQLELIQFQILSTDYLKRMVFFGSSITSCSIRRRRKWPFSPYKGKWQQTFNEQQAMEELKKAAVKEEQNPETNLLSVLIASFSSYGCDPNSSAYSFIINHLSQRSLLSQLPPVLDRLERIEKFNPPERMFVDLIRSYGNAGMLHDAIELFYRIPRLRCAPTVHSLNTLLAVLCRKEDNFVLVHDVLMRTVEMNVQLEYLTFRILVKALCRFGKVNSATELLNTMALEVHGCTPDSRLYSMILSSLCKHAGSVEVVNFLEEMRKAGFSPNGREYTNVINVLVKEGRAKDAFDVLNRMKVDSIKPDIVSYTSVLDGFFSAGDFQKGEEVFDEMLVMGLVPDAFTYSVYINSLCKKGDFDGALDMIIRMEQVGCKPDVVTYNTIVMGLCKVGDVGRARELMGKMGLKGVEGNLHTYRVLIDGLVCKGAMAAAFEMLVEMLERGFVPRAATLDLMICGLCECRLFSKALRVLEEMLSRSVAPEARAWESLLSCVEFDSGCSDSLIDLELLTWPLTD, encoded by the coding sequence ATGGTTGTGGCAGACATGTATTATCAACAGTTAGAACTCATTCAATTCCAAATTCTATCAACAGATTATTTAAAAAGGATGGTGTTCTTTGGCTCTTCCATAACCAGCTGCagtataagaagaagaagaaaatggccTTTCTCCCCGTACAAAGGCAAATGGCAGCAAACCTTCAATGAGCAGCAAGCCATGGAAGAACTAAAGAAAGCAGCTGTAAAGGAAGAGCAAAACCCAGAAACCAATCTCCTCTCTGTTCTCATTGCTTCCTTCAGTAGCTACGGCTGTGATCCAAACTCCTCTGCCTACTCCTTTATCATCAACCACCTATCCCAAAGATCTCTCCTCTCCCAACTCCCCCCGGTCCTTGACCGCCTCGAAAGAATTGAGAAATTCAATCCCCCAGAAAGGATGTTTGTCGATCTCATCAGAAGCTATGGCAATGCAGGCATGCTCCATGATGCCATCGAACTGTTCTACCGGATCCCGAGACTCAGGTGTGCCCCAACAGTACACTCCCTCAACACATTGCTTGCTGTTTTATGTAGAAAAGAAGATAACTTTGTCTTGGTTCATGATGTTCTAATGAGGACTGTAGAGATGAATGTTCAACTTGAGTATTTGACATTTCGGATTCTTGTTAAGGCTCTTTGTAGATTTGGGAAGGTGAATTCGGCCACTGAGCTCTTAAATACGATGGCATTGGAAGTTCATGGGTGTACGCCCGACTCAAGATTGTATTCGATGATACTCTCATCGCTTTGTAAACATGCTGGTTCAGTTGAAGTTGTCAATTTCCTTGAAGAAATGCGGAAGGCTGGCTTTTCACCAAATGGGAGGGAGTACACAAATGTGATTAATGTTCTTGTTAAGGAGGGAAGGGCAAAGGATGCTTTTGATGTCCTGAATCGGATGAAAGTGGACAGTATAAAGCCCGATATCGTCAGTTACACTAGTGTTCTGGATGGGTTTTTCTCAGCAGGTGATTTTCAGAAAGGAGAGGAAGTTTTCGATGAAATGCTTGTCATGGGTCTTGTTCCGGATGCTTTTACTTATAGTGTTTATATCAACAGTCTCTGCAAGAAGGGCGATTTTGATGGTGCTCTTGATATGATTATTCGTATGGAACAAGTGGGGTGCAAGCCTGATGTGGTCACCTACAATACGATCGTGATGGGGTTATGCAAGGTTGGGGATGTGGGGAGAGCAAGGGAGCTCATGGGGAAGATGGGGTTGAAGGGCGTCGAGGGGAATTTGCACACATATAGGGTTTTGATTGATGGTTTGGTTTGTAAAGGTGCAATGGCTGCAGCTTTCGAGATGTTGGTGGAAATGTTGGAGAGAGGGTTTGTTCCTCGGGCTGCAACTTTGGATTTGATGATATGTGGGTTGTGTGAATGCCGGCTCTTCAGCAAAGCATTACGAGTTCTTGAGGAAATGCTTAGTAGGTCTGTAGCTCCAGAGGCAAGGGCATGGGAGTCGCTGCTCTCTTGTGTGGAGTTTGATTCTGGTTGCTCAGATTCTTTGATTGATTTGGAACTTCTAACGTGGCCGCTGACTGATTAA
- the LOC131251858 gene encoding dirigent protein 11-like codes for MAQTTPKIWVSVLIFLLITTVGSLEAKDTRMKETNMVFYMHDWETGENVTSVSVAGLNGIGSVSTRFKTITVFDNAITVDIDRHSKKIGRGRGMFAASALDDCTIDLMYSIVFTDGDYKGSTLQIHGLEIYLTEHIEFVERREL; via the coding sequence ATGGCTCAAACCACACCAAAGATATGGGTTTCGGTACTGATTTTCTTGCTAATAACCACTGTGGGCAGCTTGGAAGCCAAAGACACAAGGATGAAAGAGACCAACATGGTGTTCTACATGCACGACTGGGAGACAGGCGAGAACGTGACTTCGGTCTCAGTTGCTGGACTTAATGGCATTGGTTCAGTTTCGACAAGGTTCAAGACCATCACGGTATTCGACAATGCAATCACCGTAGACATAGATAGGCACTCAAAGAAGATAGGACGAGGGCGAGGGATGTTTGCTGCATCTGCGTTGGATGACTGTACCATAGATTTGATGTACTCGATAGTCTTCACCGATGGAGATTACAAAGGGAGTACGCTACAGATACATGGTTTGGAGATCTACCTCACGGAGCATATAGAATTTGTGGAGCGTAGGGAGTTGTAG
- the LOC131251856 gene encoding pterocarpan synthase 1-like has protein sequence MIPSGFVALLQMAQTTPKIWVSVLIFLLITIVGSLKAKGMSMKETNMVFYMQDWMTGQNVTSVSVAGLNGIDSIPSRFGTIVVFDDALTVDVDRHSKQIGRMRGMFAVSASDDSGVQFGFTIVFTDGEYKGSTLQIQGLEIYYTEKKELVARRELSVVSGTGLFRDARGYVMFENAFLDIPNFNSVLKLTLTVHHYTEFMTLLDLSEIY, from the coding sequence ATGATACCAAGTGGCTTTGTAGCACTGCTTCAAATGGCTCAAACCACGCCAAAGATATGGGTTTCGGTACTGATTTTCTTGCTCATAACCATTGTGGGCAGCTTGAAAGCCAAAGGCATGAGTATGAAAGAGACCAACATGGTGTTTTACATGCAGGACTGGATGACGGGCCAGAACGTGACTTCGGTCTCAGTTGCCGGACTTAATGGCATTGATTCAATTCCATCAAGGTTCGGGACCATCGTGGTGTTCGACGATGCACTCACCGTAGACGTCGATAGGCACTCAAAGCAGATAGGACGAATGCGAGGGATGTTTGCTGTATCCGCCTCGGATGACTCTGGTGTACAATTTGGTTTCACCATCGTGTTCACTGATGGAGAGTACAAAGGGAGCACGCTACAGATACAAGGTTTGGAGATCTACTACACGGAGAAGAAGGAGTTGGTGGCACGTAGGGAGTTGTCGGTGGTCTCTGGGACGGGCTTGTTCCGAGATGCGAGGGGCTACGTCATGTTCGAGAACGCCTTCTTGGACATTCCCAACTTCAATTCCGTGCTCAAGCTGACTCTTACTGTTCACCACTATACTGAGTTCATGACTCTGCTCGATCTGTCTGAAATCTACTAG